The window CCAGAAACTGACCGCGGAGATCGTCTCCGGCGACGGTTCGCTGCAGCGCGTTTCGCTGCTCTGCCGCATCGATACGCTGGACGAGCTCGAATACTACCGCAACGGCGGCATCCTGCACTACGTGCTGCGCAAGCTTGCGGCGTAAGCGCGGATTTGTGAACGGTGGCTCACTGCGAAGTGAGTAGTAGGTTACACGAAGGCGGCCTATCACAAGGCCGCCTTCACGCGTTTGCGGCAGGCTTCAGATGGGCCCGCCCGGCGGAGAACCTCACGGTTTGGACGGTTACTTTGGCGGACGAAAGTGCGAGGCCCGTAAGACTACGGTGACCATCCGGCGGTAAGATTTCCCTCTCACGAGCAACGGTGTGCGGCGTTCGACATGACAACAATGACGGCTTCTCATCTGGTTTCAAGCTGGTCCGGCGCCCTCTGGTCGGGTGCACTTGGTCTCTGTGCGATCGTCGCCGTCATTCGCCCTGCCGAGGCTGATCCCCGCGCCGTTGTCGAATTGTTTACCTCGCAGGGCTGCTCCTCCTGCCCGCCGGCCGACAAGATCATCGGCGACCTCGCCCGCGATCCCTCGATTATCGCGCTGAGCATGCCGATCGACTATTGGGACTATCTCGGCTGGAAGGACACATTGGCCGATTCGCGCTTCTCTGCACGGCAGCGTGCCTATTCGCGCATGCGCGGCGACCGCGAAGTCTACACGCCGCAGGTCGTGGTCAACGGCTCCACGCATGTCGTCGGCAGCGACCGCACCGGCATCGAAAGCGCGATCGGCAAAACCGACACGGGCACTGGTGTGATGAGCGTACCGGTGACGATGTCGCTCGCGGGCAAGCAGATCAACGTCTCGGTGGCCGCGAGCAAGGAGCCGACGGCGTCCCACGGCGAGGTCTGGATCTGCTCGATTGCGAAGTCGGTTCCGATCGCGATCAGCCGCGGAGAAAATCGCGGACAGCAGGTCATCTATCACAACGTGGTGCGCAACCTGCTCAAGGTCGGCGACTGGACCGGCCGTCCGGAAAGCTGGACGGTGCCGATCGAGAACCTCACGCGCGACGGCGTCGACGGTGCTGTGGTCTATGTCCAGGACGGCAGCCGGGAAAAGCCGGGCCCGATGCTGGGCGCGGCGTACACGTCGCTGCATTAACGCGCACACTTCGAATCTTCCGATTCAAGCACACTATCAACCCCTCATGGTGAGGAGCGCGCTCTTGCGCGCGTCTCGAACCATGAGGCCCTGCTGAGGCAGCTCGGCCTCGATCCTTCGAGACGCCGCTTCGCGGCTCCTCAGGATGAGGGGAGGGAGTGTTCTCGCTGATGAGGAAGAAGTCCGTCGAAGCAGAAACATCCCGGCACAAACAAAACCGATACAAACAAAAAAGGACCAACTCGCGTTGGCCCTCCTTGTCGTGCGAACAGACCCGATCCTGACGGCCCCGGGGGGCTGGGGGCTGAGGAATCCGGAACCGAAAGGACCGGGTCAACGCACACAAGTCTTTTCGCAATGCAGGGCGGCAGTCGCTTGGCGGAAAAGCGGCGACACTATGATTCCTGCTAACGATCCCGTGACGGTTTGCCGCGACAGAGTTCCACCGCTGCGTGTGGGCGGATGTGCTTCAGTCCAAGGGCCTTTCAAGGGCCCTTGCGGTGGGGAACAGTTGGCGCGATCATGCAACCGTCATGATCCGCGGTTCCGGGGGCGGTCTTCGCGGACGCGGTCATGCTGATGCGACAGGAGGCGCCTATGAGTCTGTCGGAGGATGCCGATCCGAGCGAACAGCGCGCGGCGGCGCGCCCCGCCGCTTCGAATGCGCAACTGAGCCGGGTGACGTTCAACCGGCTCGAGCTGCACCGTATTCTCAATCTCTACGGCCGGATGGTTGCTGACGGCGAATGGCGCGACTATGCCATCGACTTCCTCAGGGATCGCGCCGTGTTCTCGGTCTTTCGCCGCGCCTCGGAAGTGCCGATCTATCGTATCGAGAAGGATCCGCGCCTCGCGCGCAAGCAAGGCATGTACAGCGTGATCTCGGCGACGGGTCTGATCCTGCGCCGCGGCCACGAGCTGGAGCGCGTGCTCCTGGTGATCGATCGTAAGCTGGCGGTGGTTTGAGGAAGCTTTACTTCTCCGGCACCGTAGTCGCGCCCTCACCAAGATCCC of the Bradyrhizobium sp. WSM1417 genome contains:
- a CDS encoding DUF2794 domain-containing protein, translated to MSLSEDADPSEQRAAARPAASNAQLSRVTFNRLELHRILNLYGRMVADGEWRDYAIDFLRDRAVFSVFRRASEVPIYRIEKDPRLARKQGMYSVISATGLILRRGHELERVLLVIDRKLAVV
- a CDS encoding thioredoxin family protein produces the protein MTTMTASHLVSSWSGALWSGALGLCAIVAVIRPAEADPRAVVELFTSQGCSSCPPADKIIGDLARDPSIIALSMPIDYWDYLGWKDTLADSRFSARQRAYSRMRGDREVYTPQVVVNGSTHVVGSDRTGIESAIGKTDTGTGVMSVPVTMSLAGKQINVSVAASKEPTASHGEVWICSIAKSVPIAISRGENRGQQVIYHNVVRNLLKVGDWTGRPESWTVPIENLTRDGVDGAVVYVQDGSREKPGPMLGAAYTSLH